TGGAGGACAGATATTCCCCCTTAATAAAGGGGGTTAGGGGGTTGTAAGTATATAAAGGGGGTTAGGGGGTTGTAAGTATGAAGATTCATTACAATCCGAAATTGAAAACTTACGCCAGAGAACTTAGAAAGCAAGGGGTTTTATCCGAAGTATTGCTTTGGAAGTATTTGAGAAGCAGAAAGATGAATGGCTATCAGTTTATGAGACAAAAGCCTATTGGGGAGTATATTGTTGATTTTTATTGTAGTAAACTAAAACTGGTAATTGAAATTG
This bacterium DNA region includes the following protein-coding sequences:
- a CDS encoding DUF559 domain-containing protein, with the translated sequence MKIHYNPKLKTYARELRKQGVLSEVLLWKYLRSRKMNGYQFMRQKPIGEYIVDFYCSKLKLVIEI